The following are encoded together in the Paludisphaera mucosa genome:
- a CDS encoding GspE/PulE family protein, whose protein sequence is MAHAAELAGAEATIFNALRRCNLLDAAKLEVYRESKLRDDDIPERIIVRAGIATERDIASAYAAYLSLPLMDAAAEVGANHHDLARLLPEKICRDQLIAPIAVNGEVVDLAFATPSALLVVDEVQLLTGLQVRPVVVPLSLVGALIECLYSHGNVGDLVGGTADFEQVDEEGEERAEEPQDEILHLDQPPPPGRNGRIIRMVNQILEQAMRAGASDIHLEPYEDSCKIRLRVDGILQEMAPPSRAQFTRMISRFKILAKMDIAEKRIPLDGAISMRSGDRRVDLRVSTVPTVFGEKMVMRLLDKGAVPLQLTSLGLDERQARDLIESIHLPHGLMLVTGPTGSGKSTTLYSCLNLLNDPRTNICTVEDPVEYKFSGMNQVQVKAQVGLNFTTALRAFLRQDPDVIMVGEVRDQETAQICLRAALTGHFVLSTIHTNDSLSAVTRLVDMGIEPFLLASTLRVLEAQRLVRRLCKSCREPYRCDLETARRYGLEPSSTLYRPKGCDACRGAGYRGRVGIFEVVRITSTLARLIQSRAPLTDLREAARSDGMKLLIDSAVAKACEGLTSLEAALSVTTTDDA, encoded by the coding sequence ATGGCCCACGCCGCCGAGCTCGCAGGTGCTGAGGCCACGATCTTCAACGCCCTCCGGAGATGCAACCTCCTGGACGCGGCGAAGCTGGAAGTCTACCGCGAGTCCAAGTTGCGAGACGACGACATCCCGGAGCGGATCATCGTCCGCGCCGGGATCGCCACCGAGAGGGACATCGCCTCGGCTTACGCCGCATACCTGTCGCTCCCGCTCATGGACGCGGCCGCCGAGGTCGGGGCGAACCACCACGACCTCGCGCGCCTCTTGCCCGAGAAGATCTGCCGCGATCAGCTCATCGCCCCGATCGCGGTCAACGGCGAGGTCGTCGACCTGGCCTTCGCCACGCCGAGCGCCCTGCTCGTCGTCGACGAGGTCCAGCTCCTGACCGGCCTCCAGGTCCGCCCCGTCGTCGTCCCGCTGTCGCTCGTCGGGGCGTTGATCGAGTGCCTTTACAGCCACGGGAACGTCGGAGACCTCGTCGGCGGGACGGCCGACTTCGAGCAGGTCGACGAGGAGGGGGAAGAGAGGGCGGAAGAGCCGCAGGATGAGATCCTCCACCTCGACCAGCCCCCCCCGCCGGGGCGGAACGGCCGGATCATCCGCATGGTCAATCAGATCCTCGAGCAGGCCATGCGCGCCGGCGCCAGCGACATCCACCTCGAGCCGTACGAGGACTCGTGCAAGATCCGCCTGCGCGTGGACGGGATCCTCCAGGAGATGGCCCCGCCGTCGCGCGCCCAGTTCACCCGGATGATCTCGAGGTTCAAGATCCTGGCCAAGATGGACATCGCCGAGAAGCGCATCCCGCTGGACGGCGCCATCTCGATGCGCTCCGGCGATCGCCGGGTGGACCTGCGGGTCAGCACCGTCCCCACGGTCTTCGGCGAGAAGATGGTCATGCGATTGCTCGACAAGGGCGCGGTCCCGCTCCAGCTCACCAGCCTCGGCCTGGACGAGCGGCAGGCGCGCGACCTGATCGAGTCGATCCACCTGCCCCACGGCCTGATGCTCGTGACCGGGCCGACCGGAAGCGGCAAGAGCACCACGCTCTACTCGTGCCTGAACCTGCTGAACGACCCGAGGACGAACATCTGCACCGTCGAGGATCCGGTCGAGTACAAATTCAGCGGGATGAACCAGGTCCAGGTCAAGGCCCAGGTCGGCCTGAACTTCACCACGGCCCTGCGGGCGTTCCTGCGACAAGACCCGGACGTGATCATGGTCGGAGAGGTCCGCGACCAGGAGACGGCCCAGATCTGCCTCCGCGCGGCCCTGACGGGGCATTTCGTCCTCTCGACGATCCACACCAACGACTCCCTCTCGGCCGTGACACGCCTGGTCGACATGGGGATCGAGCCGTTCCTGCTCGCCTCGACCTTGCGCGTGCTGGAGGCCCAGCGCCTGGTGCGCCGGCTCTGCAAGTCGTGCCGCGAGCCGTATCGCTGCGACCTCGAGACCGCGCGGCGCTACGGCTTGGAGCCCAGCTCGACCCTCTACCGCCCCAAGGGGTGCGACGCCTGCCGGGGGGCGGGTTACCGGGGCCGGGTGGGGATCTTCGAGGTCGTCCGGATCACGTCCACGCTGGCCAGGCTGATCCAGTCGCGGGCCCCTCTGACCGACCTGCGCGAGGCCGCCAGGTCCGACGGCATGAAGCTCCTCATCGATAGCGCCGTGGCCAAGGCCTGTGAAGGGCTCACGAGCCTCGAGGCCGCCCTGAGCGTCACGACGACCGACGACGCGTGA
- the pilO gene encoding type 4a pilus biogenesis protein PilO has translation MDAGRVGPLWAKLKKRLHDPLQLRFALGGAMLIVWYAGVYRPMSAWIDEAVAARARSEAHLAPARAIEALRSQAAKFRDRLPEKADRNEWIEYMLAGIRKYPLKLQKLDPQALEKHGPFNLMVLKIELQGTFAELNGFLGWIESNPRLFRVDQVDLHSIQGDAGGLDLQMTVLGVMG, from the coding sequence ATGGACGCCGGCCGAGTCGGCCCCCTCTGGGCGAAGCTGAAGAAGCGGCTCCACGACCCGCTCCAGCTCCGCTTCGCCCTGGGCGGTGCGATGCTGATCGTCTGGTATGCCGGGGTCTACCGGCCGATGAGCGCGTGGATCGACGAGGCGGTGGCCGCCCGGGCGCGGTCGGAGGCGCACCTGGCCCCGGCCCGCGCGATCGAGGCGTTGCGTTCCCAGGCCGCGAAATTCCGCGACCGACTGCCGGAGAAGGCCGACAGGAACGAGTGGATCGAGTACATGCTCGCCGGCATCCGAAAGTACCCGCTGAAGCTCCAGAAACTCGACCCGCAGGCGCTGGAGAAGCATGGTCCGTTCAACCTGATGGTCCTGAAAATCGAGCTTCAGGGGACCTTCGCCGAGCTGAACGGCTTTCTCGGCTGGATCGAGTCCAACCCCCGGCTCTTCCGGGTCGACCAGGTGGACCTCCACTCGATCCAGGGGGATGCCGGTGGGCTGGACCTTCAAATGACCGTGCTGGGAGTCATGGGCTGA
- a CDS encoding type IV pilin protein has protein sequence MNVQQTSPKVRKGFTLVELAVVIVIIGVLAAFGVPKFLNSVERSKAAEAFAYLAAVRTAQERYIARQGVYTEDLTQLDIAIQAPKYFTPGTITSTNTGTDPTWTMTLTRIAATSSKGAYTVTFTQEGFDPDNSTILALPEINPSGTTAAAPTT, from the coding sequence ATGAACGTGCAACAGACGAGCCCGAAGGTCCGCAAGGGATTCACGCTGGTCGAGCTGGCTGTGGTCATCGTGATCATCGGCGTCCTCGCCGCGTTCGGCGTGCCGAAGTTCCTCAACTCGGTCGAGCGATCCAAGGCGGCGGAAGCGTTCGCCTACCTGGCCGCCGTCCGCACCGCCCAAGAGCGGTACATCGCCAGGCAGGGCGTCTATACCGAGGACCTCACGCAACTTGACATCGCGATCCAGGCCCCGAAGTATTTCACCCCCGGGACGATCACCTCGACGAACACCGGCACCGACCCGACCTGGACGATGACCCTGACGCGGATCGCGGCCACCTCCTCCAAGGGGGCTTACACGGTCACCTTCACCCAGGAAGGCTTCGATCCCGACAACAGCACCATCCTCGCTCTCCCCGAGATCAACCCGTCGGGCACCACCGCTGCGGCCCCCACGACTTGA
- a CDS encoding LysM peptidoglycan-binding domain-containing protein, whose protein sequence is MDDLDVRRALEILSRQGGLNIMIAPGVTGRVTANLERATLNQALRAILKLSDLIARREDGMIYVYSRLEFKQLAVANQPIASRLYRLNYIRASDLMTMITELLSDVGTMTSTPESEEGISTGPVTSRGVGGGGGGGGGAVAPSSGGGGGGGGGGSTGGNSMAGGDVLIVRDYEENLKAVDAIVELMDIQPVQVLVEAVIISVELRRQNELGVNYSVVDNLAQALGTIGNGAELVANSGFTPAKLLTVPADATAAAIAAAGRINGGTATGGLSSSTNGIKFGFVSANNSGFIRALETLGETRVLASPRLLVLNKQKAEIQLGQRLGYSTVTQNFTSTVQQIQFLNTGTLLRLRPFVSSDGMVRMEIHPERSSGVVNAISGLPNSNTAEVTTNVMIPDGATLVIGGLIENEDSYTQEGLPGLNRLPILGAAFGQKSRAKNKRELIVLLTPHIWKQGLGRLPVEPMEAAAAPGESRNGPAGTSVAARRGKDLSRPSGRRPPATDDEPQTSPDPDRSPPAYSPAMATEPVAGRTAPEPRAGNGPTRHVVGRGENFWTISRRCYGSGRYYLALWDVNRDLVDAPERLSVGDTIQIPPLETLDRSLEVDPRTRCVADGSSAEEAVTARRLSRPQTPIDAQVMQADFAESSPGRVDARPTASGEGRVRRDPYPTHRVGPRETVRSIARDRLGDPRRATEIIELNRGVIPPSGRPSPGQRLELPKDALPPAAAR, encoded by the coding sequence ATGGACGACCTGGATGTCCGACGCGCGCTCGAGATCCTCAGCCGCCAGGGCGGGCTGAACATCATGATCGCTCCGGGCGTGACCGGCCGCGTGACGGCCAACCTGGAAAGGGCGACCCTCAATCAGGCTCTGAGGGCCATCCTCAAGCTCAGCGACCTCATCGCGAGGCGTGAGGACGGGATGATCTACGTCTATTCCCGCCTCGAATTCAAGCAGCTCGCCGTCGCCAATCAGCCGATCGCCTCGCGGTTGTATCGCCTTAATTACATTCGGGCGAGCGACTTGATGACGATGATCACGGAACTCCTCAGCGATGTCGGCACCATGACCTCCACACCCGAGAGTGAAGAGGGGATCAGCACGGGCCCCGTAACCAGCAGGGGAGTCGGAGGGGGCGGGGGCGGCGGGGGCGGCGCCGTGGCACCGAGCAGCGGGGGGGGTGGAGGAGGTGGTGGGGGCGGCTCCACCGGGGGAAACTCGATGGCCGGCGGCGACGTGCTCATCGTGCGCGATTACGAAGAAAACCTGAAAGCCGTCGACGCCATCGTGGAACTTATGGACATCCAGCCGGTGCAGGTGCTCGTCGAGGCGGTGATCATCAGCGTCGAGCTCCGACGACAGAACGAACTGGGCGTCAACTACTCGGTCGTGGACAACCTCGCGCAGGCGCTGGGGACGATCGGGAACGGTGCGGAGCTGGTCGCCAACTCGGGGTTCACCCCCGCCAAACTCCTGACCGTCCCTGCCGACGCCACCGCCGCCGCGATCGCCGCCGCCGGACGGATCAACGGCGGCACCGCCACCGGCGGGCTCAGCTCCTCGACCAATGGCATCAAGTTCGGCTTCGTCAGCGCGAACAACAGCGGATTCATCCGGGCGTTGGAGACCCTCGGCGAGACTCGCGTCCTCGCCAGCCCGCGCTTGCTGGTGCTGAACAAGCAGAAGGCCGAGATCCAGCTCGGCCAGCGACTGGGCTACAGCACGGTCACGCAGAATTTCACGAGCACCGTCCAGCAGATCCAGTTCCTGAACACCGGCACGCTCCTGCGGCTTCGGCCCTTCGTGTCGTCCGACGGCATGGTGCGGATGGAGATCCACCCGGAGCGCAGCTCGGGGGTCGTCAACGCCATCAGCGGCCTCCCCAACTCGAACACGGCCGAGGTGACGACCAACGTCATGATCCCCGACGGCGCGACCCTGGTCATCGGCGGCCTGATCGAGAATGAAGACAGCTACACCCAGGAAGGGCTCCCCGGCCTCAATCGCTTGCCGATCCTGGGCGCGGCGTTCGGCCAGAAGTCGAGGGCCAAGAACAAGCGAGAGCTGATCGTGCTCCTGACGCCCCACATCTGGAAGCAAGGACTCGGCCGGCTGCCGGTCGAACCGATGGAGGCAGCCGCCGCCCCGGGAGAGAGCCGAAACGGTCCGGCCGGCACATCGGTCGCGGCCCGGCGGGGGAAGGACCTCTCGCGGCCGAGCGGACGCCGCCCGCCCGCGACCGACGACGAGCCGCAAACTTCGCCCGACCCAGATCGCTCGCCGCCGGCCTACTCTCCCGCCATGGCGACGGAGCCGGTCGCCGGCCGGACGGCGCCCGAACCACGGGCCGGGAATGGGCCGACCCGACATGTCGTGGGCCGGGGCGAGAATTTCTGGACGATCTCCCGTCGCTGCTACGGCTCGGGGCGGTACTACCTGGCGCTCTGGGACGTCAACCGCGACCTCGTCGACGCGCCCGAACGGCTTTCCGTCGGCGACACGATCCAGATCCCTCCCCTGGAGACGCTGGACCGGTCGCTCGAGGTCGATCCTCGGACCCGATGCGTCGCCGACGGCTCGTCGGCCGAGGAGGCCGTCACGGCCCGACGGCTCTCCCGACCGCAGACGCCGATCGACGCGCAGGTCATGCAAGCCGACTTCGCCGAGTCGAGCCCCGGGCGGGTCGACGCGCGTCCGACGGCGAGCGGCGAGGGGCGGGTGCGACGGGATCCCTATCCGACCCATCGGGTCGGCCCGCGCGAGACCGTGAGGAGCATCGCCCGCGACCGCCTCGGCGACCCGAGGCGCGCGACCGAGATCATCGAGCTGAATCGCGGCGTGATCCCCCCTTCGGGACGCCCGTCGCCCGGCCAGCGACTCGAGCTTCCCAAGGACGCCCTCCCCCCCGCGGCCGCACGCTGA
- a CDS encoding DUF3568 family protein has product MSRLVPSIITLVALSTLGCRSIGRFPGIDPTDYAYSYFNGKVTQVYQFTVPQVESSALEALVDMGFRKIDGSREDGDVVIYAKTLDHRPACVTIRRRNAMSVLSVRIGLEGDEMVSEAFIQRVALNLGTIPRTILPLEPTLRRRSDPPMPPHVESSVTTSPHLPLTDPGRIAPNGFGRSTRGEAIPEDDPLVPTLPEPLTPEMPLLPLLEPRQEATSTS; this is encoded by the coding sequence ATGTCACGTCTCGTGCCGTCGATCATCACACTCGTGGCGTTGTCGACCCTCGGATGCCGATCCATCGGCAGGTTTCCCGGGATTGACCCGACGGATTACGCCTATTCGTACTTCAATGGCAAGGTGACCCAGGTTTATCAATTTACCGTGCCGCAGGTCGAATCCTCCGCGCTTGAAGCGCTGGTCGACATGGGCTTCAGGAAGATCGACGGATCACGGGAAGATGGAGACGTCGTGATCTATGCCAAGACCCTGGATCACCGCCCAGCCTGCGTCACCATCCGCCGCCGGAATGCGATGTCCGTCTTGTCCGTCCGCATCGGGTTGGAAGGGGATGAGATGGTCTCCGAGGCCTTCATCCAGCGGGTGGCGTTGAATCTAGGGACCATTCCCCGGACGATCTTGCCGCTGGAGCCGACCTTGCGACGACGATCAGACCCGCCGATGCCTCCGCACGTCGAGTCGTCCGTCACGACGTCCCCGCACCTACCCCTCACCGATCCCGGTCGTATCGCCCCCAACGGCTTCGGCCGCTCCACACGGGGGGAAGCCATCCCTGAAGACGATCCGCTCGTACCCACGCTCCCGGAACCGCTCACGCCGGAAATGCCGCTCCTGCCGCTGCTTGAGCCGCGCCAGGAAGCCACGTCGACGAGCTGA
- a CDS encoding calcium-binding protein: MNRFRPAIQGLEDRRVPAVTSVFNPGLGTLMVFGDAADDTIEISRDALGVISVNGEVPLAGGLSGGVPSVFNTRTISVFGLSGRDTIGLDEANGPLPPAQLFGGSGDDTLVGGSGADALQGQSGDDLLLGQGGDDVLVGQSGDDVMSGGDGADQMLGGDGSDSADGDRGDDAAFLGEGDDLFVWDPGDGSDRVEGEAGFDTMLFNGSGADEVFEASADGPRLRFTRDVGDIVMDVDGVERVDVEALGGADTLTQNDLAGTDVQEIRVDLEAVKGGGAPDDATDRVVVNGTADDDFVDVLAFGGQVFVLTPTFVTVEGASPGDELVVKTLDGDDRIEAGGVAAGLMTFTLDGGSGDDDLSGTAGADVLVGGSGDDFVDGRRGDDALLLGDGDDIAFWRAGDGSDVIEGGAGRDALSASGSTADEEVTLAAVGGRFRMDRDVDAEALDAGGLESFSFFSFGGSDRIVIDDLSGAGVDRVDLSLFDFALPGGDQDEVVVKGTAGDDAIQASTDEAGTVTVSGLAARVRITGADSTGDRLEVSGLGGDDLIDATAIDPREMSLLADGGEGDDVLLGGDGDDILLGGAGSDVLFAGSGDNVASGGDGDDVLRGEEGDDVLDGGDGDDILIGGPGDDVLLNGEVIFDE; encoded by the coding sequence ATGAACCGGTTCCGCCCCGCGATCCAGGGCCTTGAGGACCGGAGGGTCCCGGCCGTGACCTCCGTGTTCAACCCCGGCCTCGGGACGCTCATGGTCTTCGGCGATGCCGCGGACGACACGATCGAGATCAGCCGCGACGCCCTCGGGGTCATCAGCGTGAACGGCGAAGTCCCGCTCGCCGGCGGCCTCTCGGGCGGGGTCCCGAGCGTGTTCAACACCCGGACGATCAGCGTCTTCGGGCTGAGCGGTCGCGACACGATCGGCTTGGACGAGGCCAACGGGCCGCTCCCCCCCGCTCAGCTCTTCGGCGGGTCGGGCGACGACACCCTCGTCGGCGGCTCCGGCGCGGACGCGCTTCAAGGCCAGTCCGGCGATGACCTGCTCCTTGGTCAGGGCGGCGACGACGTCCTGGTCGGTCAGTCGGGCGATGACGTGATGTCCGGCGGGGACGGCGCCGACCAGATGCTCGGCGGGGACGGCTCCGACTCCGCCGACGGCGACCGCGGCGACGACGCGGCGTTCCTGGGCGAGGGCGACGACCTGTTCGTCTGGGATCCGGGCGATGGCAGCGACCGGGTCGAGGGCGAGGCCGGGTTCGACACCATGCTCTTCAACGGCTCCGGGGCCGACGAGGTGTTCGAGGCGTCGGCCGACGGGCCTCGTCTCCGCTTCACACGCGACGTGGGCGACATCGTCATGGACGTGGACGGCGTCGAGCGCGTGGACGTCGAGGCCCTGGGCGGGGCCGACACGCTGACCCAGAACGACCTGGCCGGCACCGACGTCCAGGAGATCCGCGTCGACCTGGAGGCGGTCAAGGGCGGCGGGGCTCCGGACGACGCGACCGACCGGGTGGTCGTGAACGGCACCGCCGACGACGACTTCGTGGACGTCCTCGCCTTCGGCGGCCAGGTCTTCGTTCTCACCCCGACGTTTGTGACCGTCGAGGGGGCCTCGCCGGGGGACGAGCTGGTTGTCAAAACCCTCGACGGGGACGACCGGATCGAGGCGGGGGGCGTGGCCGCCGGGCTGATGACGTTCACGCTCGACGGCGGCTCCGGCGACGACGACCTGAGCGGCACCGCGGGGGCCGACGTGCTGGTCGGAGGGAGCGGGGACGACTTCGTCGACGGCCGGCGGGGGGACGACGCGCTCCTCCTCGGCGACGGGGACGATATCGCCTTCTGGCGTGCGGGGGACGGCAGCGACGTGATCGAGGGCGGGGCCGGGCGGGACGCCCTCTCCGCCAGCGGGTCGACGGCCGACGAGGAAGTCACCCTCGCCGCCGTCGGCGGGCGATTCCGGATGGATCGCGACGTGGACGCCGAGGCGCTCGACGCGGGCGGGCTCGAGTCGTTCTCGTTCTTCTCGTTCGGCGGGTCCGATCGGATCGTGATCGACGACCTGTCCGGCGCGGGGGTGGACCGGGTCGACCTCAGCCTGTTCGACTTCGCCTTGCCGGGTGGGGATCAGGACGAGGTGGTCGTCAAAGGCACCGCCGGCGACGACGCCATCCAGGCGTCGACCGACGAAGCGGGGACGGTCACCGTGTCCGGGCTGGCCGCCCGGGTGCGCATCACCGGCGCCGACTCGACCGGCGACCGGCTGGAAGTGTCCGGCTTGGGGGGCGACGACTTGATCGACGCCACCGCCATCGACCCGCGGGAGATGAGCCTCCTGGCCGACGGCGGGGAGGGGGATGACGTCCTGCTGGGCGGCGACGGCGACGACATCCTCCTCGGCGGCGCGGGATCCGACGTCCTGTTCGCCGGCTCGGGCGACAACGTGGCGTCGGGCGGCGACGGCGACGACGTGCTCCGAGGCGAGGAGGGCGACGACGTCCTCGACGGCGGCGACGGGGATGACATCCTCATCGGCGGCCCGGGGGATGACGTCCTGCTCAACGGCGAGGTGATCTTCGACGAGTGA
- a CDS encoding DeoR/GlpR family DNA-binding transcription regulator, with amino-acid sequence MILDRLERQGACSYQELAEALGVSTMTVRREVDRLASKGAAIKTLGGVQKAMAPPGYYETPLSDRFAVNVAEKRAIAERALGLIAPGQTIFLDPSTTCLELARRIGRERESVTVVTNSALACLELGRGGRNTTIGIGGQFDPASGSFVGSASEEWLDRFFVDRAFVSTKGFLPAEGTFEAAIESIRIKQVAARRCSELVLLADHTKFGIRALCKALDSGQIHTVVTDAATPETELRRLERAGKRLLVTGDGSARLEEVTHAS; translated from the coding sequence ATGATCCTCGATCGACTGGAGCGCCAGGGGGCGTGCAGCTACCAGGAACTGGCCGAGGCGCTCGGGGTCAGCACCATGACGGTCCGAAGGGAGGTCGACCGGCTGGCGAGCAAGGGCGCGGCGATCAAGACGCTGGGCGGGGTCCAGAAGGCGATGGCGCCGCCGGGCTACTACGAGACGCCGCTGAGCGACCGATTCGCGGTCAACGTCGCGGAGAAGCGGGCGATCGCGGAGCGTGCGCTGGGCCTAATCGCCCCGGGGCAGACCATCTTCCTCGACCCGAGCACGACCTGCCTGGAGCTGGCGAGGCGGATCGGCCGGGAGCGGGAGTCCGTGACCGTCGTCACCAACTCGGCGCTGGCCTGCCTGGAGCTGGGGCGAGGCGGCCGGAACACGACGATCGGCATCGGCGGCCAATTCGACCCGGCCAGCGGCTCGTTCGTCGGGTCGGCGAGCGAGGAGTGGCTGGATCGGTTCTTCGTCGACCGCGCGTTCGTCTCGACCAAGGGGTTCCTCCCGGCCGAGGGGACCTTCGAGGCGGCGATCGAATCGATCCGGATCAAGCAGGTGGCCGCCCGGCGGTGTTCGGAGCTGGTCCTGCTGGCCGACCACACCAAGTTCGGCATCCGGGCCCTGTGCAAGGCGCTCGATTCCGGGCAGATCCACACGGTGGTCACCGACGCCGCGACCCCCGAGACCGAGTTGAGGCGTCTGGAGCGGGCCGGCAAGCGCCTCCTCGTGACCGGGGACGGGTCGGCCCGGCTGGAGGAGGTGACCCATGCCTCTTGA
- a CDS encoding class II fructose-bisphosphate aldolase — protein MPLEDVLAMVSRAAAGGYALGYFESWNLESLGGVLDAAEQTGSPTIVGFNGAFLSDPGRKSEERISWYAALGKAAAESAKVPCGLLFNECPDDSQVRSAIAFGFNLVMPADPAATLEEYTRRVARLTELAHARGVAVEAELGELPAGSPGHGSAAGAATDPDQAARFVEATGVDLLAVSVGNVHVKLDGTRTLDLALLEKIRERTNAPLVLHGGTGIDPDSLREAIALGVAKVNFGTYLKQRYLRAVRVHLDRDCDDPHRRLGMGGEDDVMVAGRRAVREAVLERIGLLGCCGQAPAPDSEGP, from the coding sequence ATGCCTCTTGAGGACGTGCTCGCGATGGTGTCCAGGGCCGCCGCGGGCGGGTATGCGCTCGGCTACTTCGAGAGCTGGAATCTCGAGTCGCTCGGCGGCGTGCTCGACGCGGCCGAGCAGACCGGCTCGCCGACGATCGTCGGATTCAACGGGGCGTTCCTGAGCGATCCGGGCCGGAAGAGCGAGGAGCGGATCTCCTGGTACGCCGCCCTGGGCAAGGCCGCCGCCGAATCGGCCAAGGTCCCGTGCGGCCTGCTGTTCAATGAATGTCCGGATGATTCGCAGGTGCGTTCGGCGATCGCGTTCGGGTTCAACCTCGTCATGCCGGCCGACCCGGCCGCCACGCTCGAGGAGTACACGCGGCGGGTGGCCCGGCTGACCGAGCTCGCCCACGCGCGGGGCGTGGCCGTCGAGGCCGAGCTCGGCGAGCTGCCCGCCGGCAGCCCCGGGCACGGCAGCGCGGCCGGCGCGGCCACCGATCCCGATCAGGCCGCGAGGTTCGTCGAGGCCACGGGGGTCGATCTGCTCGCGGTCAGCGTCGGCAACGTCCACGTCAAGCTGGACGGCACGCGGACGCTCGACCTGGCGCTTTTGGAGAAGATCCGCGAGCGGACGAACGCGCCCCTCGTCCTGCACGGCGGGACCGGCATCGACCCGGACTCGCTCCGCGAAGCGATCGCGCTGGGCGTCGCCAAGGTGAACTTCGGGACCTACCTCAAGCAGCGTTACCTGAGAGCCGTCCGCGTCCACCTGGACCGCGACTGCGACGACCCCCACCGGAGGCTCGGCATGGGCGGCGAGGACGACGTGATGGTGGCCGGGCGACGGGCCGTCCGCGAGGCCGTCCTCGAGCGGATCGGCCTGCTGGGCTGCTGCGGACAGGCGCCCGCGCCCGACTCGGAGGGACCATGA